One Rhodothermales bacterium DNA segment encodes these proteins:
- a CDS encoding response regulator: MHNRPSISRQPRILLAEDNEVNQKVALRMLERLGYGADLVVNGIEVLKALEHTAYDIILMDLHMPLMGGVEATTEVRKRPFSRQPVIVALTASATNSDREQCLHAGMDDYLSKPINMQVLRDTILLHTPSFPPVVPQRPTPGSRTSSSSLPD, encoded by the coding sequence TTGCACAATCGCCCATCCATATCGCGTCAACCGCGGATCCTCCTCGCGGAAGACAACGAGGTCAACCAGAAAGTCGCGCTGCGCATGCTCGAGCGGCTGGGTTACGGGGCGGATCTCGTGGTCAACGGCATCGAAGTGCTCAAAGCCCTCGAACATACGGCCTACGACATCATTCTGATGGACCTGCACATGCCCCTGATGGGCGGCGTCGAAGCCACCACGGAAGTGCGGAAGCGACCCTTTTCCCGGCAGCCCGTCATCGTGGCGCTTACGGCGAGCGCGACAAACTCCGACCGCGAGCAGTGTCTCCACGCCGGCATGGACGACTACCTCAGCAAGCCGATCAACATGCAGGTGCTGCGCGACACGATCCTGCTGCATACGCCCTCGTTCCCGCCCGTCGTGCCGCAACGCCCGACGCCGGGCTCCCGCACCAGCTCCTCGAGCCTGCCCGATTGA